In a single window of the Puniceicoccus vermicola genome:
- a CDS encoding ABC transporter permease subunit gives MRAVFLREFYGYFRTPVAWVFLSVFLIASVGLPWFLGDFFESNDASLRIVFRFLPWIYLFLIPAVGMRLWSEEKKTGTIELLLTYPVSLNQAIFGKFLAGWLFIGLALLLTFPMPLTVAYLGNPDWGVMASGYLGAFLMAGAYLGICSACSSLTANSVISFVLGLMACLLLVLLGWNVFGDLLLSLSLPVAAVDFLGGFGILPRFQPLIDGILTLADLVYFLSIAFFALCLNRVVLSR, from the coding sequence ATGAGAGCAGTATTTCTACGAGAATTTTATGGCTATTTCCGGACTCCGGTCGCCTGGGTTTTTCTCTCAGTTTTTCTGATCGCCAGCGTGGGTCTCCCCTGGTTCCTCGGCGACTTTTTCGAGAGTAATGATGCCAGCCTCCGCATTGTTTTTCGTTTCCTCCCGTGGATCTATCTCTTCCTGATCCCTGCGGTCGGGATGCGCCTCTGGTCGGAGGAGAAAAAGACCGGGACCATCGAGCTCCTTCTCACCTATCCGGTTTCTCTGAATCAGGCCATTTTCGGGAAGTTCCTTGCCGGATGGCTGTTCATCGGTCTCGCCCTTCTCCTCACGTTTCCGATGCCCCTTACGGTCGCCTATCTCGGCAATCCCGACTGGGGCGTGATGGCCAGCGGCTACCTCGGAGCCTTCCTCATGGCCGGGGCCTATCTGGGAATCTGCTCCGCCTGCTCGTCACTGACCGCGAATTCGGTCATCAGCTTCGTTCTCGGATTGATGGCGTGCCTCCTCCTCGTCCTCTTGGGTTGGAACGTCTTCGGAGATCTCCTCCTTTCGCTGAGTCTCCCGGTGGCCGCGGTCGACTTTCTCGGTGGGTTTGGCATCCTCCCGCGCTTTCAACCTCTGATTGACGGCATCCTCACCCTCGCCGATCTCGTCTACTTTCTCTCAATCGCCTTTTTCGCCCTTTGCCTCAACCGAGTCGTCCTCAGCCGATGA